AGGATTTCTGAGATCTCTGCACGGCTTCCTTACAAAATGCTGAAGTCCATTCGTGTAGCAAATCAGAGGGATTACTCACTGAGCCATCTTCTCTAAGCAATCTTTTCTTAACAAAGAAATTCAAGGAGTAACCATCGCTGGAGGAAAAATCCGTAGAAATATCAGAAAGAGCGGAGCCTTCTAAAGCAGGAGTACTAAAGACTATAACCAAAGGGTTTATCCCTTCTTCCACATCTTTTGCTACAATAACAGCCGAAAGCTGCTCGTTTACATCCCCGGATTTTAGCTCTAACCCACTGGAAAATTTCAGTCCTGAAGTTTTTAGCTCTTCAATAACAGACTCCAAAGATTGGGGAACAGTTATCTCTCCTGAAAAAATTTTCCCAGCAAGCTCTGTGATCTCCTTAGAGGAGGTCTTATTTTCAGCAAGAGAGCGATACCTGAGGTAATCTAAGAAAATACTGGCTTTAGCTCCACAACTTCCCGAAGAAGAAAATTTTTCATTCACAACATGGAAAGTCATGGAGGAAAAACCTAGAATCTCTTTCGCAGAAAGGGTTGAGCACCCCGGAACACTTAAATGAATATTGCTACCTTCTCTGCGCATCTCTATTTCAGACACGCCTAACTTATTCAATCGAGCGTACAGTTCATCGTAAATACGAGATATCTCTTCCTTATCAACAATTGCTTCCCCTCGATGATCTCTGAAAGCTAACTTTATATGTTTTCCGCCTGCCAGATCTACTCCCCACTTTAAAACCTTTTCTCCTCGCCAATACTTCCTAATATTCAACTTACAATTTTCATAGAAAACATTGCGGTGAGGAGTTGCCGTACAAAAAATTTCTTGCAAATTACCAGAACACTTAGCTTTCTCGTACCGCTCTTTCCAAAGAAGGAGTTCTTTTTGTCTAGACGTTTCGATCTTACTTTTGCTTGCTAAATATTGCTGCACACTAGTTAAATCCAAACAAGCCTGCTCTCCATAAGTAGAAAACGCTTCCTCCGAAGAATCCAGGATGGAAGAAAAAGGTTCTCTAACTTCAAACACCCTATCTTCGCCAATACCAGCCACAGACACATTTAAATGGTAGAAACATCTTAATAAAGATCGGACATCTTCATCAAAATTCTTTCTTTCTTCTTCGTTTTCGATCTGACGATATTTTTCAATAAAGGCATTTACACCTTTCAAAACAATGTACAGCCTCCCCTTACGAAAATGTCTACAACTTTCTTTTGGGAAGAATACATAACATCCAAACTGATCTCTTTCTAAAGGTTCCTTATCGCTGACAGGAAAGACTGAGCGAGAAAAATCAGTGGATTTTGGGGCCCAATTCCTAGAAATTAGCCCCAAAATGTGTTTTTTATATGACTCCAAAACAGAGGAACCATCAAAGATAATATGCCCTTTGACTTCCGGAGAGGAGAACAATGAAACAATGAACCCCTTATCTCCCTCAGAAACGGCAAGACCAGTAATGTCCGCTATGCGTTCCTTCTCCTTCTGCAACATGCGATTGATAGAAGTTATTTTATTTAGATCCTCAGAAGAATTTTTTGGATTATCAAGAATCTCAAGAATGCCTTTGTCGAGGTTAAACAATATCTCCCCTTGAGAGTACAAAACTTCAACAGAGCTGAACAATGGATGTTTGTGTCGGCAATCGAAGTAACGAGAAGTAATATTTGTTGGTTCCCTATGAAAGAATACTCGTTCTTTTTGAATTTTCTTCAAAAGAGCGGCACAAACATTCTGATCTTCCTTAGATGCTGTTGGGTCTTTAGTAATTTTATCTAATTGTCTAACAAAACTTTCTAACTCCCTATTTTCCCTTAAGGAAAAAGCTACTAGCCTGGAGGTCAATACTTCTGGCAGACAATCCAATTGTTCCGATAAAGTTTTTGCAAAGGCCAGAGCAAATTCTCTAGCTCCGGGAGAAGACAATGGAGAGAGATACCCACAGCAAGAAGCGGACTCATTTTCTTGAAAAACTTTGGCAGCAATATCGCTAGCAGTTCTTAAAATTCCCCGACGATACTCGGAAGAGTCTGGATTTCGCGTTATGAAACGAAAATCTTGAGAAGAGACAGGGCTCAAAATTGCCGAAGCCACCTGTACACAAACCTCCCCACTTTCTTCCTGCACACCCACTACATACAGTCTCTGGGAAGAAAAAGGCACGGAGCGCTCTGCTAAGGCAATTTTATCTGCAAATAAATCAGCATCGTCCTTCTTTTTAAAAAAAACATCTATCACCCCAGGAATCCGATCATTTCTCTTTATCCCCTTTGGACTAACTTGAATTTCTCTAGTGATACCACGAATCCGTGCAAAAGAGTCCCTATAGGTCTTATCTACTTTACGGACGATCTCTCCCACCAAATTTCTAGACTCTTTAGGTCCAAATTCCTGACCAACAGGGCGAGAATAGTAAAGACAGGTCGGCAAGACATTGTAAAGAGCAAAGCCGAACACAAAAATAATGAAATACCAATGATTTCTTCTATATCTCTTCATCCCAACACTCTTTTCGAAAATCTAGCCTCTCTAAGGTCGGGAAAATACCAAGTATTGAGAAAATCTGTCAAACTTAAGAATATCGCAATCAATCAGATTAAAAAAAATTTTACTCTCGAGCAAAACTAGGCCAAAGAAGTCGAAGAAGCTGAGCTTCGTCTTCCGTCAGGATCATCTCCCAAAGACAAAGAAACAGTTATCTGTTCCAAACATGCATTAGAGCTCCTGCCTTCAGAAATATTTACCTCATTGTTCAAAGTTTCAACAGCGTCCAACATAGCCAACATTAACAACCAATGTTGCGAAGAAGCCTCACTTTCTACAAACAGATCAGGGATGGTGACATTTAAGACTATTTCCTTGGCGTCTTTGAAAGAAGACTTACCCAAGGAAACGCCCTCTTTCAACATTCCTAGAAACATTTTTGAAAGGGGAAAAAAAGCTACTTGTAGTTCTTCTTCGGTGTATCGCCCTCCTGCAAAGAATCTTCCAACAACGATTTCTAAAGGCTTGAATAATGTTTCCGACTGGCTTTTTATGTTCTCTTCATCTGAAACATCATCCAAATCACTTGCTAAGCCAAATTTTCCGACAGGCTCTGAAATAATCCCAACAGAGTTAAGTTTATCTAAAGCATTGATCTGAGATAAAAACCAGTCAGGAATGTCACCTTTCCCTCTAAACACTTTTCTTCCAGCCACTTCAGCCATAAGTTCGGAAGAAATACCGCAAACTTCTATGGAAAAACTTCCTAGAAACATCTCTCTCAACCTAGATTCCTTTCCCATAAGAAAAGAAACTCTTGAGTTCTTTTTGATAGGCTTCCACCTCCCAACATCCTCAGATCTTTCTTCTACTACAAATTTGTTTCGAAGTTCCTTGTGAAAGGTCTCTTCACTAAACGGGCCAAAAAAATGTGTTTTACTTCTGAGAAATGAAAACAAAGACCCAGGAATCCGAATAATGTCAAAAGCTTCTCGCTGAAAAAAAGAGGTTAAACGGAGAATGATGCAGGCGACGACCAAAGTGATAGACCCAACAAGAGACAAGACTAGGTAAGCAGGGTTAACAAAAACCATAGAACAGATCACCCCAGAAAAAAAACCAGAAAAGCCCAACATGCACATAGCAAAAAAAATCTTCGTTCTCAAGCTACCCCAGTTACTCTTTTGTCCGGAAGGCATTGCAGTCTCTCGAACCCCAGGAGAGAGTGTTACGGACTGGATAAAACCAACTCCTTTTTGTCTAGAAAAGAACGAATGTACACTCATAAAAACCCCAGATATAAAATCAAAAAAGCAATAATGTAAAATAACTATAAGTCAAATAAAGAAATCTAAATAGATACATTAAAACATGCTTTAAAATAAATTGAAAAACCATCTCTGAATGAGTTTTAAGAGGGATCTATCCCCCCATTTCCTTAAAACAATAAAAAAATACTCCAATTTGGCAATGGTTCTGGCCAATAAGAAACCTTAACCAACTAAAAGCTGGTATCTCTTGTAAAGATATCACTGTATCCTATACGATCTCCTCCCAAGAATTTCCTTAAAGTTTTAAGCAGCTGTTTTAAAAGACTTAAGACAAACGCTCTGAAAATCTAAATCTTTTGCAATATGTAGCTCATGTCCACTTCTACGATCCCTATGCCATACGCTGAGAACCCCAAAAAGTCTCAAATCATTGCTTCTCTCATTTCTCGCTTACGCAGAAAGAGCATCCCTAAGCACGTCGCAATTATTATGGACGGCAACAGGCGCTGGAGTTGGTTGAATTCTCCAGATTTAGCCAAAGAGGGTATCTTCGAAGGTCACCAAAAAGGTGCTGAGGTTCTTTTGGATTTGATACCCATCGTTAAAGCATTAGGCATAGAAACATTAACGCTTTATGCATTCTCTACAGAAAATCGCAACCGCCCTCCCAAAGAAGTTTCTCAAATTTTTTCTCTTGTTTGTCGCTGTATCGATGAAAAAAAATCATGGATGAAAGAGCAAGGCATCAGGTTTAAGTGTATAGGCAACCTAGAAGGACTTCCGGAAGAGGTACGAGAAAAAATTATCGACATTTCAGAGGAGACCAAAAATCAGGAGTACTTAAGGCTAGCTTTGGCTCTTAACTATGGAGCTAAAGATGAGCTAGTTCGTGCATTTAAAAAAATACATAGAGACCTGCTGGCGAATAAAATTGCCTTACAAGATCTTTCAGAAACTCTTGTCAGCTCTTACCTTGATACTGCAGAGTTTGGAAACCCTGACCTGTTAATTCGAACCGGAGGGGAAATGCGTGTCAGTAATTTCCTTTTGTGGCAAATAGCGTATACAGAGCTTTACATGACTAAAGTCCTTTGGCCCAACTTTGGTGCTCTGGATTTTATCAAAGCCATCTGGGCATTCCAAAAGCGTTCTAGAAGAGGAGGTTTATAGGTTATGAGTAAGGAGAAAAGTTTTGGACATGGAGATCTTTTTCAGAGAGTGGTCGTCCATTCCTTAGTACTCACTTTCCTAGTTCTCTTGCTTTATACTTCTCTCTCTCATGTAGGGTCGTGGACGGTAGGTTTAGTTCTCTCTCTTTTGGGCGCACTGGGGACCCAGGAGTACTGTTCAATGTTAAAAAAGAAAAACAAGTTTAAGCCTACTTATCACCCTGTCCTAGGAACCTTTGGTACTTTACTTCTCTCTTTCTTGGTAATTCGGTGGCAAAGTTCACTCCCTGCTTACTGTCGGACGCTACCTAGCATTTACATCTTCACTTGGACTTTATGGACTCTGTTCTCTTTTTGCTCTCCAAAAAAATCCCCACTAACAACAGCCGGAACTAGTGTATTTTCCGTTCTTTACGTTACAGTGCCCCTGTATCTTTTTTTAAAAATTCTTTATGGATTTCTTTCCTCTCCCCAGCCCTATTTGGGAGTATGGTGGACAAGCTTCCTAATAGCGACTACAAAAGGTGCAGATATTTTTGGATACTTTTTTGGAAAAGCATTTGGTAAAAGACAAATTTCTCCGAGCCTAAGCCCCAACAAAACTGTTGCTGGGTTCCTAGCTGGATGTCTGGGGTCTGTATTCATTGCAGCTTTGTTTTGCTTCCAAATCCCTCCAAAATTTGTTCCTTTTGTGGCTCATCCAAGTTTTCTGCTCCCTTTTGGATTAATTCTGGGCATTTGTGGGTTCTTTGGTGATATTCTAGAATCTAGTTTTAAACGAGATGCAGACATCAAAGACAGCAATAAAATTCCCTCTATTGGTGGCATCTTAGATAATTTAGACTCTTTACTTCTCTCAACGCCTGTCTTATACTTCTGCCTTTCTCTCACACAAAATGGAGTGTTTGGGGCATAAGTAGCCGAATACATCCAGAAGGTAGGCTATCAAAGAATGCTTATAACCATAGATGGACCGTCAGGAACAGGAAAGAGCTCTGTAGCTAGGGCTTTAGCAGAAGCCCTAGCTTTCAACTATTGCAATACAGGGGCTATGTATAGAACATTAGCCTATGCCTATCTAGAAACGAATTGTCCTGACTCTTCCAAGTTGTTGGCCGAAAAAGATTTGTTTTCTTTTTCATTTTCCCCAAATCAACCTTTGCTGTCTTTCTTCAAAGGGCGCCTATTATCCCCAGAAGATTTGTCTGAGTCTAAGGTTACAAAGGCGGCTTCCGACTTAGCTAAAATTCCTGAAATAAGAGAGTTTATGCAAAAGTTGCAAAGAGAGTATGCGACACTTGGTGACTGTGTTTTCGAAGGTAGAGATATGGGGTCCGTAGTATTCCCTCAAGCACAGGTAAAAATTTTCTTAACAGCATCTCCTGAAGTCCGAGCTCGTCGCCGACTTAAGGATTATCTGCCTAACTCTGTCTCCTACGAGGAATTAAAAGCTGCTTTAATAGCTAGAGATCGAGAGGACTCTGAACGAAAGAATGACCCTTTGACAATTCCCGAGGGAGCCATCGTAATTGATTCTTCTGAGCTTACCGTACAGGAAGTAACTCAAAAAATTCTTCAAATAATCTCAAGAGAACCATAATGCTTTACTACATTGCTCGTCCTCTATTCGCTTTGATATTTTTCCTTTTCTATCGCATCCAAGTTTACGGAAAAAAGAATTTATCCGAAAAAGGAGCAGTCGTTACCCCTAATCACGCCTCCTATTACGATGGCATAGTAGTCCAGTTGTCGATCAAAGGGCCCGTATATCATTTTGTTAAAGCTTCCCTTTTCCGATCGAAAATTTCTAACTTTCTTATGAGATCTGTTCACTGTCTTCCTATCGAAAGGAAAAAAAACAATCTATCCTCTATCAAGGAAGCTGCAGCAGTAGTCAAAAATGGGAAAAAATTAGTTATTTACCCAGAAGGAACTAGAACACCAGATGGGAACTTGCAATCGGGACAATCGGGAGCAGGAATGCTAGTCATATCTTTAGGGGTACCTGCTATTCCTGTTTATGTGGCTAATACCTACGCTATCTTTAATCGCCATATGAAAATACCTAGGATTTTTAAAAAAATCCCTGTCATCTTCGGCTCCCCTATTCACTTCGATGATATTCGCAATGACCCTTCTCTGACACATAAAGAAGCCTATCGAAAAGCTATCGATAGGATCATGCATAAAATTGCACTTTTAAAAACGTGGTACGAAAACGGCTGTAAAGGAGATATTCCCTAATGACATATTCTTTTCAAAGGCTGCGACCTTGGTTAGAACAACTATGCAGTGAAGCCTTTCAAAAAGCCTATCCAGAACTGGGCAAGATTCAGCCAGAGGTCACTCTGGCTACCAAGGAAGCCTTTGGACACTTCCAGTGCAACGAAGCGATGAAACTGGCCAAATTTCTCAAGTGCGCGCCCGTAACTATAGCTAATAAAGTTTTGTCTCATTTGCCAAAAGAGTATTTTTCAACCATCGAAGTGGCTGGGGCAGGATTCATTAATTTCACACTTTCCCAAGCATTCTTAGAAGAAAGTCTATTACACCTACCATCTCTACTGACTCCTGGGTCCTTAGTGGAAAAATTCCAACGAGTAATTGTAGACTACTCCTCTCCAAACACAGCCAAAGACATGCATGTAGGACACTTAAGATCTACAATTATCGGAGATTGTCTGGCTAAGGTTTACGCATTCTTAGGACATGAAGTTATCAAGCTCAACCACATCGGAGATTGGGGGACAGCTTTTGGGATGTTAATCGCTTACATTCAAGAAAACAATCTCCAAGACCAAGGTGATATAGAGAACCTTACCTTGTTATATCAAAAAAGTCGGGCGCGCTTTGATGAAGATGAAGACTTTAAATCACAGTCCAGAAAAAACGTAGTTCTTCTCCAGGCGGGAGATCCAAAAATCATAAAGATTTGGGAAAATATTTGTGAAGCATCCAGGAGAGCTTTTAATAAAATTTACTCTCTCCTTGATGTATCCATAGAGGAGCGTGGAGAATCTTTCTATAACCCTTTTCTTGCTGACGTCGTCTCCGATCTTGAAAATAAAGGACTTGTAACCATATCTGACGGAGCAAAATGCGTTTTTCATGATAATTTCCCCATCCCTCTTATGATCCAAAAAAGCGATGGTGGATACAGCTATGACACTACGGATATTGCTGCCATGCGTTATCGGGTAGAATGCGATCGAGCGGATAAAATCATTATTGTCACAGATGCGGGGCAATCCTTACACTTTAAACTAGTTGCTGCTACTGCACTAGCAGCTAACTATCTGTCTTCGGAGAAAATTTTCACTCATGTTGGTTTTGGTCTAGTACTAGATTCTCAAGGAAAAAAGTTTAAGACTCGATCAGGAGAAAGTATCAAACTAGCAGACCTTCTGTTGACTGCTGTAAATAAAGCTATGGCAATTTTACTAGAAAGAAATCCCCAAATATCTCCAGAGGAAGCGCAGAAAAAAGCTCAGATCCTCGGCATTAACGCAGTTAAATACGCAGACCTTTCCTGCCACCGAATCAGTGACTATGTATTCTCTTTTGATAAAATGCTAAGATTCGAAGGAAATACAGCCACATTTATTCTCTATGCCTACGTTCGTATTCAAGGAATTAAAAGGCGATTACAACTGGATAAGCTTTCCAGTAAAGGACGACTTATTCTTAAGGCCTCAGCGGAGCAGGCCCTGGCTTTTAAACTCTTGTGCTTCCCCGATGTACTACTTAAAGTTGCAGAAGAACTCTTCCCTCATCTGTTAACAGACTACCTGTATGATTTAGCCGAAAAGTTCAACATCTTTTTCCGAGACTGCCACATAGAAGGCTCTGAATACCAAGAGTCTAGACTACACCTATGCCTATTGACAGAACAAATTCTATCGGTGGGAATGTCCCTATTAGGACTTCGGACGTTAGATACCCTCTAAAAACTCGAAGGGCCCCTCAGTTTCATAAGGGGCTAGGCTATACTTAACAAAAAGCGTATTCTTGAGTTTTTTTCGTGAGATTCTTAGAAACGCGGATCTTTGCTCCCAAGGACTCCAAGTTTGCCACTAACTGATTATACCCTCGATCCAATAACTCAGCACCTCGAATAATACTTTTTTCTCCTTCAGCTATCAACGCTGCCATGACATAAGCAAAGCCGGCCCTTAAATCAGGAATGCATACTTCTGCTGCTTGCAGAGGTGTCACTCCTCGAATGACTGCACTATGAGGATAATTACCCGCCTTATATCGACAATCCTTGGAACTTAAGCACTGATAGAAGAGTTCACAATCAGCACCCATAGCCCTCAATCCAGACAAATACTTTAATCGATTTTCATGAACGGTTTCATGAATTACAGAAGATCCTTTTGCTTGAGTTAACAATACAGCAAAGGGTTGTTGCCAATCCGTGAGAAAGCCAGGATGAACATCCGTCTCTACAACAACACCTCCTTTTAAAGTTCTTTCCCGGAAAAACTCTATACCATCGTCCTTAACAACAAACCCTCCACCAATTTCTCTTAATCCATTAAGGAAAGGTAACATATCAGAATGACGAGCTCCTTGTACAAAGATCCTTCCATCAGTTACCACAGCAGACATTCCAAAAGATGCAGCCTCAATCTTATCAGGGATCACTGTGTGATCTACCTCGTTAAAACTTTGGGATCCAAAAATTTCTATAGTCCTATCATTGTCTGTGGTAATAGTTACTCCCATCTTCTGGAAGAACATGATCAAATCTATAATTTCTGCCTCCAAAGCAGCATTTTTGATTAAAGTTCTGCCAGAAGCCCTTACAGCAGCAAATATCAAATTTTCAGTGGCACCTACGGAAGGATATGGCAACTCTATGTGAGCTCCTACCAAACCCTCTTTTGCGTGCGCACAATAACCCCTCTTGTCCAGAAACGCTTCAGCTCCTAGACACTTAAGACCTTCTAAATGAAAGTTGACTGTTCGCTCTCCTATGGCATCCCCACCCACTATAGGAACTATGACTTGCTGCCTTGTTCTTGATAACAAAGCTCCTATAAGCAAAACCGGAATGCGATTAACTTTAGAAAAACATGAGGATATATTAGTTGTAACTATCTTGGGAGTTTGAATTTCAATAACCTGAGATCTCTTATCCCACTCGATCTTGGCCCCCACTTCACGACACAGGTCTACTGTGAACCGCACGTCTCCAATATCAGGAATGTTTCTAAGAACACATTTTTGATCAGACAGTAATGATGCAACCAATAGTTTTGTTGCAGAGTTTTTAGCTCCAGAAACTTTAACTGTTCCTGTTAAAGAACATCCGCCAAACACCTCTAATGTTTTCATAATTTTCAGTTTCTCTCGTTCATCGGCAAGGCCTGCGCAAAACTAAATATCCCTAATTGTCGTGTATTTTTCCATACCAAACTTCTATCACTACTCAAATTATTAAAAACAAAACCTATGAGTTTATTTCGAGTTTTTTCAAAAAAATTAAGGTTTAATTAAAAAAATTAAATTAAATTAAAATCAAATTAATAAAACGTAATTATTTTTTGAAATATGTCATCTCCCATAGGAAATAATCAAGGCGTCAATGTCGATATACCAGTAACTCCAACAACAACAACAGCTACAGGCGGTATTGGCGAACATTCCGTAACAACAACAGCTACAGGACAAACTTCTGAAACAGCAACAACAACAAATACTGTAGCAACAGGATCCTTGGAACAAACCGGGGGAACAGGCAATGTAACCGTCACTTCTTCTGATGGAAATGTTTCAGGAGTGACAGTCAACGGAGAGTCTGTAAAAGTTTCTACGTCCGGTAGCACCGAAGCTACTTCTACAGCCGACAAAACAGAATCAGCATCTAGTTCCGTACTATTCTTTAAAGAAGGCTCTGGGCCACAAAGATCTGAAACCTTAGATGCCATTAACGAAGACCTAGGAGGACCCACAGAGGCTGCCGGAGGACGTCGCGATTCTGTCTCCAGTACAACAAGTGAGGGATCTCTGGATTCCCTATACGGACTCAGGGGATCAGAAATGAGTGATACTGAGGCCGCTCATCAAGTAGGACCAGGAGGACTACCACAAAACGCTATACCCTCCTATGACCCAACCAGCAAGTCCTCCATCATTGAATTTTTAAAAAATCCCAATGTCCAAGGAAAAATGCAAACAAAGGCTGGACACTATGTATACGTAGATGAAGCCAGATCCAGTTTCATTTTCGTAAAAAATGGAGATTGGAGCACTGCCGAATCCATAAAAGTCACTAATGGAAGAACAAAGGCAGATCTTACAAATCCCAAAGTATTGGAAGACTGCATAGCTAAATTCTGTGTTGGATTTAAAGAATTAGAAAGTAGTTGGAATAACGTTGTGAAACCGGGTCTAGAAAGCAAATCCGGAGCCACTGGCGATTATTCCCATTTAGTACTCAATATGAAATTCAAGACGGCTGTTGCTTACGGACCGTGGAATACTAAAGAAAATTCGGCCACCTATACTCCCTCAGCATGGAGACGTGGCGCAGAACTTAAAGTTAATAAAGAAATATTTAAAGATGTTGGTGGATTAAAACCCATTAGCTGGCAAAACACACAACGACCTACGGACGCAGACTTCCACTTCGATTCAGAGACACCATCTCCCCAACAACCTCAGCCTCAACCCTATCCTCCCTTCCAAATGCCCGCTATCAATATCAATATCACTAACACCAATAACAATAATGTTGGTGGTGGAGATAACAATACAAAAGGCAGTGATAATGTCGATAATTCTAATCAAACACAAGAAACAACAAAATCTGAAGAAGTTGTTGAAGGTAAAATAGAAGAAGAAGGAAGCGGTGCAGAAGATGAATCCCCACCACCACCACCAGTAGGAGGAGGAAGAATAAACGTAAACGTGTTGCCTTCTAATGAGTTAAAAACTCTTCTCTCACATGTTCGTCAACATCTTGATACCGTCTACGATGAAAACGGCAATCATCACTTAGGAAGCCAAGATTTAGGTAACGTTGTCAGAACTAGTGAGAACGGAACATGGGTCCCAACAGTAAGACTTCCTGAGGAAGGAAATAATACTTCTGAAGTCAATGGTCCCCAAGATCCCGACACAGATGATGGAGGTGTTGGAGGCGTCGGAGGAAATAATGATGATGTCCAAGAGACTTCTTCTGAAGACGATACATCAAAAGCTGAAGGTACAGATGAAACAGATTCTTCCACAAAAGCCTCCGATGATTCAGGAAAAGGTAAAGGTGTTGGAGGAGACGATAACGGCGCAGAGCTCTTAGATATTTTAAGTAGGGTCCGTAACCACTTGAATGTCGTATATCCCGGAGGCGGTCATGAGGGCCCTGTGAACGTTAACAGAAACTTGGGAGAAGTTATCTCCGAAGCTGAAGCCGGAAGAGCAGATTCTGGAACATTCGCCACAGGAGGTCCTGGAGGTGGAAATGAAGGCTTTGTTACAGCCACAATTTCCGGCGGTATAGCTAAAACAGCCCAGCTGGTAAGAAATGAAGCAACCAATCCAAGCGACGATGGTTCAGGAAAGGGTGTGTCCAACAAAAAGGGTTCCCCACCTCCCGTACCACCAAAACCATCTAACCTTGCAGCAAGAATAGCAAAAGGTGGAACTGGGACTGGTCAAGCAACAGCCACTCCTCCACAGCCTGCCAACACTGCTGTTAAGATGATGGGTAAACAATTTGGATTGCAAACAAACACTAGAGATTTACTAAAAGAAGTCCGAGGGCATCTTGACAGCGTTTATCCAACGGGAGGAAGAGGACAGCCACGAAATGTAGGCTCATCTTTAGGAAGCGTCGTATCCAGATTCAGAGAGGAAACGGGGTCCGGAGGCATCGTACATACGGAAACAGTACGAACTGAAGGACAAAGTAGCGCGCCTTCTACCAACGAACAAATCAACGCTCAAGGAGGAGCGGTAAAGGCCCTCACGAAAATGTTCGAAAACGCTTCTAAAAAGGATCAATAGCTAAGTTAGAGAGATCTCTTTTCAAAAGGAATCTCTCTTTAGAAAATCTTATGCCATATTGTGATAGACGGCATCTACGTCGTCAATTCCTTCTAGCCACTCAATGAGGGCAAGATTATTTCGCCCATCCTCTTCATTGCAATCTATCATCCTTAAAGGCTTGTAAACTAACACATCTTCGGAGACCTTAACTCCTGCTTCAACGAGTTTTTCTTTAACTTCAGAAAGCGCGGACACTTCGGAAAACACTTGGAAAAACTCCTCGTCATCCGA
This sequence is a window from Chlamydiifrater volucris. Protein-coding genes within it:
- the cmk gene encoding (d)CMP kinase, which produces MLITIDGPSGTGKSSVARALAEALAFNYCNTGAMYRTLAYAYLETNCPDSSKLLAEKDLFSFSFSPNQPLLSFFKGRLLSPEDLSESKVTKAASDLAKIPEIREFMQKLQREYATLGDCVFEGRDMGSVVFPQAQVKIFLTASPEVRARRRLKDYLPNSVSYEELKAALIARDREDSERKNDPLTIPEGAIVIDSSELTVQEVTQKILQIISREP
- a CDS encoding phosphatidate cytidylyltransferase, whose translation is MSKEKSFGHGDLFQRVVVHSLVLTFLVLLLYTSLSHVGSWTVGLVLSLLGALGTQEYCSMLKKKNKFKPTYHPVLGTFGTLLLSFLVIRWQSSLPAYCRTLPSIYIFTWTLWTLFSFCSPKKSPLTTAGTSVFSVLYVTVPLYLFLKILYGFLSSPQPYLGVWWTSFLIATTKGADIFGYFFGKAFGKRQISPSLSPNKTVAGFLAGCLGSVFIAALFCFQIPPKFVPFVAHPSFLLPFGLILGICGFFGDILESSFKRDADIKDSNKIPSIGGILDNLDSLLLSTPVLYFCLSLTQNGVFGA
- the secD gene encoding protein translocase subunit SecD; its protein translation is MKRYRRNHWYFIIFVFGFALYNVLPTCLYYSRPVGQEFGPKESRNLVGEIVRKVDKTYRDSFARIRGITREIQVSPKGIKRNDRIPGVIDVFFKKKDDADLFADKIALAERSVPFSSQRLYVVGVQEESGEVCVQVASAILSPVSSQDFRFITRNPDSSEYRRGILRTASDIAAKVFQENESASCCGYLSPLSSPGAREFALAFAKTLSEQLDCLPEVLTSRLVAFSLRENRELESFVRQLDKITKDPTASKEDQNVCAALLKKIQKERVFFHREPTNITSRYFDCRHKHPLFSSVEVLYSQGEILFNLDKGILEILDNPKNSSEDLNKITSINRMLQKEKERIADITGLAVSEGDKGFIVSLFSSPEVKGHIIFDGSSVLESYKKHILGLISRNWAPKSTDFSRSVFPVSDKEPLERDQFGCYVFFPKESCRHFRKGRLYIVLKGVNAFIEKYRQIENEEERKNFDEDVRSLLRCFYHLNVSVAGIGEDRVFEVREPFSSILDSSEEAFSTYGEQACLDLTSVQQYLASKSKIETSRQKELLLWKERYEKAKCSGNLQEIFCTATPHRNVFYENCKLNIRKYWRGEKVLKWGVDLAGGKHIKLAFRDHRGEAIVDKEEISRIYDELYARLNKLGVSEIEMRREGSNIHLSVPGCSTLSAKEILGFSSMTFHVVNEKFSSSGSCGAKASIFLDYLRYRSLAENKTSSKEITELAGKIFSGEITVPQSLESVIEELKTSGLKFSSGLELKSGDVNEQLSAVIVAKDVEEGINPLVIVFSTPALEGSALSDISTDFSSSDGYSLNFFVKKRLLREDGSVSNPSDLLHEWTSAFCKEAVQRSQKSSDSHGRGWRMAVVVNGEGISFPALNAPLKESARVTGNFSYGEINRLANDLRAGTLSCSPEILSEETIAPELGKAQRSQGLISAAVGVVLLMVLMCVYYRFGGIIASVAVLLNLILIWAALQYMDASMTLSGLAGVVLAMGMAVDANVLVFERVKEEYAKNSDLAASLEMGYKKAFGAIFDSNLTTILASLLLFFMDTGPIKGFALTLVLGIFSSMFTSLFMTKFFFSIWMEKTGSKELNMMSRFSRVNHNFLGGCRKAWAISTLILLGGGIALSCGAMDSLPGIDFKGGYSFALDPSDTTLDVVQATSFGEEVGKRLVAAGISRGDFRIKTFGGSQKIRVYLSSRSLEKTKKTLEQNPLDSARSLLERTGLFAENEAAIIGKEWSQVSGQFSTRMCQQAVIGLFSALVIILFYIAMRFEWKYAVSAVVALVHDLFATCSVLAVVHFFLKKVQLDLQAVGALMTVLGYSLNNTLIVFDRIREDYKVGSSISSKAVVENALRGTFSRTVMTTSTTLSVLLVLLFIGGGAIFNFAFIMTVGIVLGTLSSLYVAPPLLLFMLQKRGQPNSSQ
- a CDS encoding lysophospholipid acyltransferase family protein; the protein is MLYYIARPLFALIFFLFYRIQVYGKKNLSEKGAVVTPNHASYYDGIVVQLSIKGPVYHFVKASLFRSKISNFLMRSVHCLPIERKKNNLSSIKEAAAVVKNGKKLVIYPEGTRTPDGNLQSGQSGAGMLVISLGVPAIPVYVANTYAIFNRHMKIPRIFKKIPVIFGSPIHFDDIRNDPSLTHKEAYRKAIDRIMHKIALLKTWYENGCKGDIP
- the uppS gene encoding polyprenyl diphosphate synthase, translated to MPYAENPKKSQIIASLISRLRRKSIPKHVAIIMDGNRRWSWLNSPDLAKEGIFEGHQKGAEVLLDLIPIVKALGIETLTLYAFSTENRNRPPKEVSQIFSLVCRCIDEKKSWMKEQGIRFKCIGNLEGLPEEVREKIIDISEETKNQEYLRLALALNYGAKDELVRAFKKIHRDLLANKIALQDLSETLVSSYLDTAEFGNPDLLIRTGGEMRVSNFLLWQIAYTELYMTKVLWPNFGALDFIKAIWAFQKRSRRGGL